The Aethina tumida isolate Nest 87 chromosome 5, icAetTumi1.1, whole genome shotgun sequence genomic sequence atagAAACAAACTCTCATTAAGacatcttataaatttttattattaattatgatatgtgtattattttattttcttcaatatttaagtCCATAagactgattaaaatttggaatggAGAACATTTAGGActgatttaattagttttttaacttaCATCTTGTTCAAATATAGaatatctcttaaaataatcaataaatataacaaagttTGAAGATTTTTCTCGATTTTTAATGATCGTCATATTTTTGGAAGACTGTTATTTATAAGAGCCATTTTGGACAagttcaaatcaaatatttttatctctgTTATGATATTTATCAATTGCTAAGTATTACTAATTACCATAAGtggagaaatataaaaattagaaagaaactCTCATCAAGacatcttattaatttttattattaattatgttatgtgtattattacattttcttcaatatttatgtccataatattgttttttatttatttattacaattatagtTTGCCATATTAATAAGACTGATTAAAAGGTGGAATGGAGAACATTTAGgactcatttaattaattttgtaacttaCATCTTGTTCAGATATAGaatatctcttaaaataatcaatgaatataaaaaaagttgaagATTTTTctggatttttaatgatcatCAAATTTTTGGAAGACTGCTATTTCTAAGAATCATTTTAGGCAAGTTCAAGGAgttcaaatcaaataattttatctctgATATTGTATTTATCAATTGCTAAGTATAACTAATTATCAtaagtagaaatataaaaaatagaaacaaactGTCATCAAGacatcttattaatttttattgttaattatgttatgtgtattattttattttcttcaatatttatgtgcataatattgttttttgtttatttattaccatGATAGTTTGCCATATCAATAAGACTGATTAAAATGTGGCGTGGGGAACATTTAGgactgatttaattaaacttacatCTTGTTCAGATATGgaatatatcttaaaataatcaataaatataacaaagctTGAAGATTTTTCtcgatttttaatgattatcaaatttttggaAGACTGTTATTTGTAAGAGTCATTTTGGACAAGTTCAAAGagttcaaatcaaatatttttatctttgttattatatttatcagttgttaaatatactatgtataacatataaaaattgaagattttGATCAATTGATAAGATAATCAATCTATGGGACGTGACGAGGTCCATGACATTAATTGATTAACTATTATCCGGGATGAtataaactgatttatttcgGGACTCCATTATTTTTAGACGGGGACAATAAACCATGTCTTTGTCCATCCATCTTCACCCGGTCCACATTGGTTAGGTCAGAAATTACGCATAGTCTTCGCAGATTAATTTCGAAATGACGGGCGGTGAAGCAGGAGCCAAAAACCGAAAATAGAACGCGATGACAACGGTCAAGGGCGGCGGGCGTGGAGCTTGGGACGTGGGGATGGTATCGATTTTGGGGGGAGTTATGCGTGCTGGTGCCGAAATGCCGTTTGGTGCGAGAGAGAAAATGGGCGAGAAGACGTAAACATAGCCTTGGAGTGGAGGGCGATTCTCGAACATATGACGAAggggaaataaaaatgtgaacgtAAACACAGAAAGGGAGGATGAACCTCTCCGGAAAATCAAAAGCTGTGTCGGAAACAAGGGATTGTTCACTTTTGTTTGCAgacaaatatgtattatatatatttgcaGACTTTCCTTAccccataattattttattatttacgttactttatataattcctttctttaatatactttaattatgtatttttatatatatatgtatatatatatatatatatatataatgatgcatttcaaaaaatatataatctcttaaaaaaagataaaagaaatgttcttataaaatataaaaaaatatttataactgaagaaaattaatttaaaaaagtaaaaataaaataaaatgtagtaaaatttaatcaaatggtTCTTAAACAATCCTGAAATGTTTAAAGTATGAAatactgtaaaaaatttaataatttttaatattaatgcaatttaaaaatataattaacaagtttTGTATGTgatgtatttcaaaaaataaataatcttttaatgtatgataaaagaaatgttcttacaaaatataaaaaaatatttataactgaagaaaattaatttaaataagtaaaagtaaaataaaatgtatcaaaatttaaacaaatggtTCTTAAACAATCCTGTAATgtctaaaatatgaaatactgtgaaaaatttaataatttttaatattaatgcaatttaaaaatataattaacaagtttTGTATGTgatgtatttcaaaaaataaataatctcttaaaaaatgataaaagaaatgttcttataaaatataaaaaattatttatacttgaaaaaaattaatttaaataagtaaaaataaaataaaatgtatcaaaatttaaacaaatggtTCTTAAACAATCCTgaaatgtctaaaataaataatctcttaaaaattgataaaagaaatgttcttataaaatataaaaaaatatttataactgaagaaagttaatttaaaaaagtaaaagtaaaataaaatgtatcaaaatttaaacaaatggtTCTTAAACAATCCtgaaatgtctaaaatatgaaatactgtgaaaaatttaataatttttaatattaatacaatttaaaaatataattaacaagtttTGTATGTgatgtatttcaaaaaataaataatctcttaaaaattgataaaagaaatgttcttataaaatataaaaaaatctttataactgaagaaaattaatttaaatatgtaaaagtaaaataaaatgtatcaaaatttagacaaatatctcttaaacaatataaatttataaaatttataaatagaaggAAGTTTTCTTATGTGacttatttcagatttaatttcagaaataattttttaagagatttataaataaatataaatgatttataaacaataactaaatcattaaaaataataaaataaaagtataaattaaaaaaaagtcataactagaaaatcaatttaagtaataaaaataatataaaatatatcaacatttaaagaaataatttttaaatattcgtaaaatgtttaaaatatgaaatactgtgaaaaattgaataatttttaatatttaaaaattttatgagtaGAAATGGGAAGTTTTATATGTGATTTATtccaaaaagtaaataatcttttaaatagtgttaaaatattaaaaaaaaaaataactaaaacaaaataaaagtactagaaggaaattgagaaaaaattattaataatattttataattttaacaataaatatttaaatattgtaataaaaaacaaaataaaatatatcaagatataaataaataattttttaaaaatggaataatagatttataaaaaataattaaaatatttgaaactaatgaaataaaaatattctaaaaattataattgaaaaaaatcaatttaatccttgaacaattgtaaattgtttataatatggaATAGTCTgagaaatttcataaaaataaataaataatgaatcatTCTAaggagtttttatttattaagttataactaagtactttataaaataatatttaaagtacttTTTAAGTGGTACGTGTTATAAATGGGtactttatcaaaatatttataaggattttttatttagtacttTGTAAGCAAATACTTTATATAAAGACTATAACCGTAAGTAcgtaatatcaaaaaaaaaactgccgaaaattaattactaatggATATtatgttcataattttttgctccttttaaaaaattactgacGTGTATTCGAGGTTAAAACAACGATGAACTCAGCccggttaattatttaatttatgtttccaCCGTGATCAAGAAGCTGAACAAAAAGTCCGTTCGTTTCGTGCCAATTAAAATTCTGACACAAGCTATTGAAATTAACTTATTGAATTTTAGCAACTTCATTGTTTTGcacttaattttgttaattactcGGCACAATTAAGTCATTACTCTGGCAATTAagttaatagtaaaaaaaaccGGCGGTTCTAGATGCACAACCTAGTTTCCTGACCGTCGAGTAACTATTGTAAAGATGCTATctacatattttaacatatgacATACTTGCTAAGAATAGACGaacaccatttttttttttatattttgcccGTTGGTTCGCccgaatatttatatttttaattattttgccaCGGGGTGGCGATTAATTGCCTAATCAAATTTCCAGGTTGTGACAATCAGAAGCAATTTTAGCTGTGCATTAACTGTACAAGTAATTAAGTGATATCGCACACAAACTGTTATAAATGGAGATTAGTCATTATTACTAATTGTAAGCCTCATTAACCTCAAATCAAGGTTGGTAAATATCGCTTTTTTAACGTTAATTTCaacgaaattttttttataaaacacgtaagtattttattaaatataaatctaactTAACCCACGTTAACAGCCCATTTTTCTTCTCAGTTTACCTATCTATCTATATATAAACAGATCTTACATCCAAAAATACATATGGGAAAGGAAAAACATTGATGTAAAATAAGTGTAGTCGTTAGTTTTACCATTAGATCGAATAATAAAACCTAACCATTAAAGTTTATATGGCGATGAATTGGAGTTTTCGTCGCcatggttatttttaatgctaGTCAACGTTAATAATGTTGAGTGCATCGTCGCTTAAAATTCAGCAGGAAATTTATAATCACGAATtaccttaattattttatttcatctggaattttcaagaaacacaaattaatttaatgttgttttttttttaaataatggtaTAAAATgttgtgaataaaaatttaaaaataaatcatttattatgtaaaagattacatatttataaagtactAAAATGTTTCCAGATATATACTTTATTATGTACTTGTGTTTTAATATCTACggttgtaatatataaaatattttgttataacttaaaaataagtaacctttagaaagatttttataaagtacTTTGTTATTACTGTATTTTGTTATACGTGTACTTTCGTTTCGTTTCCGTTTAATGAAGTAACCATTTAATGttcttgattatttatttgtacatgTCTATTATGTACTTACAGTACTTCCTTGTGAAGTACTTGACCATAacgtactaaataaaaaatctttgatTTGAGATTATACtatactatataaataaaatgctttttaGATATTTCTCATAAAGTATTTGATTGcaagattataaataaaaagttttgatGTTTCTAAATTAAGTACTTCGTTATTAgtacatttttcttataaatatatgattaaaatgtttcgaataaaatctttgtaaaaattctttataatgtttttggtTATTTCCCTATTACCTACTTTCAGTTTTAAGActttttataaagtatttgGCTATAAGATTTTTATGAAGTACTTAGTCATAACgtactaaataaaagtatcTTTAAAGATTTGTATTTGGttaaaagaaatgaaataagAAGTTTTTTGACAGGATTCTTTATAAAGTACTTggttattgtaattataaacgtAGGATAGATTTCTCTTTATGAAGTACTTAGTTGTTTTTAAAGGCCTGTTGTGTACTTGTACAGTTATAATGTCTGGAATATAAAGATTTCTGATAAAGTATTtgatataaagtataaaataaaaaggttttGACAGGATTCCTTATAAAGTACTTGGGTATTAATACGTCTATTATAAGCATACTGTAGAAAACACTTTATGACGTCCTTAGTTGTTATTACAGACCTATTATGTTCTTGCGGTTATAATGACTggcataaaaattcattataaagTACTTAGTTATAACatactaaataaaagtatctttaaagatttctaataaaataattggttaAAAGGTATgacataaaaagttttttgacaggattatttataaagtactTGGTTATTGCAATTATAAACGTACATACAACAGAAATCTCTTTATGATGTACTTAGTTGTTATTAAGGCCTATTATGTACTTACTATTATAATGTCGGgaataaaaattcttcataAAGATTTCTAATAAAGTATTTGGTTATaaagtatgaaataaaaaagttttgacaGGATTCTTTATAAAGTACTTGGTTATTACTACGTCTATTATAAGCATACTGTAGAAAACACTTTATGACGTCTTTAGTTGTTATTACAAACCTATTATGTTCTTGCGTTTATAATAACTggcataaaaattctttataaagtACTCAGTATAacgtactaaataaaattatctttaaaaatttctaataaagtaTTTGGTTAAAAGGTatgaaataaagttttttgtcaGGATTCTTTATGAAGTACTTggttattgtaattataaacgtACGATAGAAATTTCTTTATGATGTACTTACAAGTTTATTATGTACTTACGGTTATAATATCtggaataaaaaatcattataaagATTTCTAATAAAGGATTTGGTTATAgagtatgaaataaaaaaattttgacagaattCCTTATAAAGTACTTGGTTATTTGTACGTCTATTATAAACATACGACAGAAATCACTTTATGGCGTACTTAGTTGTTATTACAGATCTATTATGTTGTTGCGATTATAATGACTggcataaaaattcattataaagTACTCAGTTATAacgtactaaataaaattatatttaaagatttctaataaagtatttatttattagtacgcctattaaaaacatacggtagaaatcactttataacgtatttaattgttgtgtttttgtaatgtgtttttaaagaaataaattcgtagaaaatatctttataaagTACTTGGTTGTAACgtaccaaataaaaaataatgttagaaaGTGGTTATAACATATGAACAttggttataaaatatataaagtactTACTTAATATCGTAACATATTTTCAGGGTAAAGTATACCTGTTCGACAAAGTCTTCAAACCGAACGCGACCCAAGAAAAGGTCTACAATGAGGCGGCGAAGAGCATCGTATCGGACGTCTTGGCCGGTTACAACGGCACGATATTCGCCTACGGACAAACGTCGTCCGGTAAAACGCACACCATGGAAGGTGTCATAGGTAACAAccactaataattaaatcgtgACATCGAAtgctatatttaattatgtaatattttcaggCGACCCCCACAAACAAGGTATCATACCTAGGATCGTCAACGACATCTTCAACCACATCTACGCGATGGAGGAGAACCTGGAGTTCCACATAAAAGTGTCGTACTTCGAAATTTACATGGATAAAATCAGGGATCTGTTGGACGGTGGGTCACAAACTTTGATTGttatcgtttttatttaacgtttcgtTGTTTCACAGTGTCGAAGGTGAATTTGAGCGTGCACGAAGACAAAAACCGAGTTCCTTACGTGAAGGGGGCGACCGAAAGGTTCGTCTCCAGCCCCGAGGAGGTGTTCGAGTCGATCGAGGAGGGCAAATCCAACAGGCACATAGCCGTCACCAGTACGTTACACTAAAAACCAATCGAAACGTCATTAATGCTTGATTTGCAGACATGAACGAGCACTCGTCCCGTTCCCATTCGGTGTTCCTGATCAACGTGAAACAGGAGAACCTGGAGAACCAGAAGAAGCTGTCCGGCAAGTTGTATCTGGTCGATTTGGCCGGTTCCGAAAAGGTGTCCAAAACTGGTGCCGAAGGTATGGTTATACGTCGTGGAATGGGATTTCACTTTTATGAAATTGCTCCCGGCCTGGGTATTTGTTTGTACACTTGGGCAATCATGCGCGTTAAAAATCGTGCGGCCCGATGGAAATTACGAATGAAACTTTTAATCGATATCTCTCCATCTTGTcgacttgttttttttttaattacttttataaattttcaacattctTTGCATGCGACGTCGTTTCTCTATTAATAACGGCGAATTTTTGGAATGCCTCTTAATAAAATGCGCCGTTAATCTAGTTTCAGATAAggatttaatagtttaatagctgattaaattaaaagatttgtttataatattaaaagtgtaaACGTGCACTATTTCACATAAGCTGAATAAgcacagaaaaatttaaatacaactcATAATTGAAAACTTTCAATGACTTTGACTTCattcttcaaatatatttaagatattaaagGTTCATAATTTGTTGTGGTGAAATTTTATCcctaatttaatcaaatattttttcactcATTTTgagttgtttataattttgtgatgGGATTTAAGAATTCCATTTTTCAGTGGTTGTTGCGTAAaggaaattttactttttgttgtgtaaaataattatgtagcAGTATGTTTTCtgctagttttaatttaaaatctttttgttttatcttttatcaaaattaatttttggttccaaaataagattttatatgttaaaaatagtgaaagaattcttaatttctttaaaattaatgcagAATTTCATCTcttcttcattatttaatattttagtccagttttaattatatttggttaacaatataattacattatgTAATACTgtaatgatttttcaatatttatcatatcaAACATTGTTTCTCcgttttatctttattaacaaaatgacaataattgtgaattaataattaatttctttaaaattaatgaaaaattatggaaatttgtcctttatttaataattattaatattaccatTATAAGagagtaataatatttatttaatgagactatattctttatttataatattaaatttaaagaaactttggttccaaaataagattttatatgttaaaatggtgaaaaaattcttaatttctttaaaattaatgcagAATTTCATCTCTTCttcgttatttaatattttacttcagttctaattatatttggttaacaatataattacattatgtaatacttaaataatttttcaatatttatcatatcaGACATTGTTTCTCtgttttatctttaataacaaacaataaatttatagaaatttagtttaaaaatgttaaaatatgacaataattaaaaaataattattaatttatttaaaattattgtaaaattcagaaatgttgtcctttatttaatatttatattatttaataaatatcaatattatattaaacgtGAAACTTTGTGAAACAATTCTTAATTTCTGTagaatttaaacttttcttcattatttaatattttgttccatttctaattatatttgtttaacaatataatcacattatgtatacataaatatttttttaatatttattatatcagaCATTGTTTCTGTGTTTTATCCTTAAtaacaaatagtaaatttatagaaatttaattttaaaatgttaaaaaatgacaataattaagaaataattattaatttatttaaaattattgtaaaattcagaaattttgtcctttatttaatatttaaaccaattctaatgatatttaatcaacattccatttagattatttaataaatatcaatattataataataaaagtgaaacATTGTGAAACAATTACTGcagaaatttagtttaaaaataaaatattaaatgtctaaCATGTGAAACAattcttaatttctttattattgcagaatttaaacttttcttcattatttatcattttataccAGTTCTAATTACATTtagtcaataatatatttacattatatacaagaatgaaataatatttatttaattaaataatgttgataACGTCTAAGTTtatattgcaaataaaaatgtgtaatataaatattttgtttaggtACCGTTTTGGACGAAGCAAAGAACATCAACAAATCGCTGTCCGCATTGGGCAACGTGATCAGCGCATTGGCCGACGGCAACAAAACTCACATCCCGTACCGCGACTCGAAATTAACCCGTATCCTGCAGGAGTCACTCGGCGGCAACGCCCGCACAACAATCGTGATATGCTGTTCCCCCGCCAGCTTCAACGAAGCGGAAACCAAATCCACCCTCGAGTTCGGCAAACGCGCCAAGACCGTCAAGAACGTCGTGTGCGTGAACGAGGAACTGACCGCCGAGGAATGGAAACGCCGCTACGAAAAGGAGAAGGAGAAGGTGGCCCGGCTCAAGGGCAAAGTGGAGAAACTGGAGGCGGAATTGGCCCGTTGGCGCAGCGGCGAGACGGTCAAGGTTGAGGAACAGGTCAACTTCAATGAGGTCTCGGAGGCGGTCACGCCGGTCTCCAACGCGATGGAGGACAGCGTGATCGAGCCGCCGGCACCGATGCCGGCCACGCCCGCCCTCATGATCGGCTCCACGATCGGCGTCGAGGAGCGCCAGAAGCTGGAGCTGGAGCGGGAACGGTTGTATCAGCAATTGGACGAGAAGGACGAGGAGATCAACCAGCAGAGCCAGTACGTGGAGAAGCTGAAGGAACAGATGCTCGAGCAGGATGAGTTGATTGCGAGTACGCGACGCGATTATGAGGCGCTGCAGGCCGAGATGAACAGGATACAGCAGGAGAACGAGAGCGCCAAGGAGGAGGTCAAGGAGGTGCTGTCGGCGCTCGAGGAACTGGCCGTCAACTACGACCAGAAGTCCCAAGAGGTCGACGCCAAGAACAAGGAGATGGAGTCGCTGTCCGAGGAGCTGATGCAGAAGAAGGCGGCCTTGAACACCTCCACCACCGAGTTGCAGCAGTTGAAGGACATCAACAGCCACCAGAGGAAGCGCATCGCCGAAATGCTGAGCAACCTGCTCAAGGAGCTGGGCGAAATCGGCACCACTTTGGGCGGCGAAGGCAacgagattaaaatatcgaacGACGCCGCCAAACTAGAGGAGGAGTTCACAGTCGCCAGGCTCTACATCTCCAGAATGAAGAGCGAGGTTACCAATTTGTCGCAACGCTTACAAGATACCGAAAACAAAGAGCAGGACAGCAACCGCAAGGTTACGGAGTACGAAAAGGAACTAGGCGAATGTAAACTGTTAATTTCACAACACGAGGCTCGAGTGAAAAGTCTTCAGGAATCGATTCGCGAAGCTGAAAACAAGAAacgtacgttggaggagagcGTGGACGCACTCCGGGAAGAATGTGCTAAACTTAAGGCTGCCGAACAGGTTCGTATTCGCTTTCGGTTTCTTTTAAGTTGCTAATGAATTTGTTGTTGATGCAGGTATCTGGTGCTAGCGAAAGCGAAAAGAAGGAAGCCAACGAATTACGCGTCGCCTTAGAACAACAAATGGACCAATTGACTGTGGCGCATCAAAAACAAGTTGCCGCTCTTAGGGATGAAATCGCTGAGAAGCAACAACTCATCAATGACATCAAAGAGTATGTAccactttgttatttttgtagttGTTTGCTGATAAAATTTGGAACTGTTAATTCTACATCTGACAGTTTAGAAAGTTgtacaactgtcttaatttgataaaattgattgaactatcttaatattaagaaattcttaccttaaaatttaaaaatcgttttaattttatacaatttacattgcttcacaatttatttttataaagaacttCCTAAAAGGttccatattaatttatttaagttttaaaactgcCTTAATTTTATACCTACCTGATAAAAAGTTGTATAACTCCTGTAGTTTTATATACAACTACTTAAACAGTTTggtaactgttttaattttgtgtagaatacttaaaaaaatctcacatttatctttttaaaaatgaatttgtacaagtatcttaattttatacagacttaaataataaactacctCAATTCTATACATTTCTGTctcaaatttatacatatacatataccagaataaattttaattgtaactgTTATTTGTATACAGAACtgctttaaaagttttaaatatgtctTAAATGTCTATTGAATTGATTAAGAACTGTTTAAAggtgtcttaattttatacctaTGTGATAAAAGTTGTGTAAGTCCTTTACAAATGTTTATTCGTCTACTTAAACAGTTTTAcaactgatttaattttgtcgtaattttattcataccaTAATTATCTAAGAAGCTATCCAACTCCCTCGATTTTATACCATTCTGTGTAAGAAGctgactgtcttaattttatacatacacatttaaaacatatcaaaccaaactaaattttaattataactgcTTAATATGATTaagaataaacttatttttacatagaactattttaaatgttccaAATCTatcttaaatttgtattaaatcgattagaataaacttatttttatacagaactgttttaaaagtttcaaatcTGTCTTAAATTTCTATTGAATTGATTAAGAACCGtttaaaactgtcttaattttatcccTGTGTGATAAAAAGATGTGCAAGTCTTTTATTACGTTTATATTCGTCTTCTTAAACAGTTTTAcaactgatttaattttgtatgggagtaattttatacagaccTTAATTATCTAAGAAGCTATCCAACTCCctcaattttatacaattctgTTTAAGAAGctaactgtcttaattttatacatacacaTTAAAACATATCtaaccaaactaaattttaattataactgcTTAATATGATTaagaataaacttatttttatataaggtTCCAAATCTgtcttaaatttgtattaaattgattagaataaacttatttttaaacagaactgttttaaattttccaaatctgtcttaaatttatatagaattgatTAAAGAAGTTTTGAAACTATCTTAATATCATACCTATCTTATAAAAAGTTGTGTAACACctttagttttatatacaactacttaaacagttttacaacttttttaattatta encodes the following:
- the LOC109602671 gene encoding kinesin heavy chain isoform X1; its protein translation is MSGEREIPAEDSIKVVCRFRPLNDSEEKAGSKFVVKFPQGGDENCISIAGKVYLFDKVFKPNATQEKVYNEAAKSIVSDVLAGYNGTIFAYGQTSSGKTHTMEGVIGDPHKQGIIPRIVNDIFNHIYAMEENLEFHIKVSYFEIYMDKIRDLLDVSKVNLSVHEDKNRVPYVKGATERFVSSPEEVFESIEEGKSNRHIAVTNMNEHSSRSHSVFLINVKQENLENQKKLSGKLYLVDLAGSEKVSKTGAEGTVLDEAKNINKSLSALGNVISALADGNKTHIPYRDSKLTRILQESLGGNARTTIVICCSPASFNEAETKSTLEFGKRAKTVKNVVCVNEELTAEEWKRRYEKEKEKVARLKGKVEKLEAELARWRSGETVKVEEQVNFNEVSEAVTPVSNAMEDSVIEPPAPMPATPALMIGSTIGVEERQKLELERERLYQQLDEKDEEINQQSQYVEKLKEQMLEQDELIASTRRDYEALQAEMNRIQQENESAKEEVKEVLSALEELAVNYDQKSQEVDAKNKEMESLSEELMQKKAALNTSTTELQQLKDINSHQRKRIAEMLSNLLKELGEIGTTLGGEGNEIKISNDAAKLEEEFTVARLYISRMKSEVTNLSQRLQDTENKEQDSNRKVTEYEKELGECKLLISQHEARVKSLQESIREAENKKRTLEESVDALREECAKLKAAEQVSGASESEKKEANELRVALEQQMDQLTVAHQKQVAALRDEIAEKQQLINDIKDSNQKLTLAQQQLQIDYEKVKTEETEKSQKLQELIATNERREQARKDLKGLEDTVAKELQTLHNLRKLFVQDLQARMKKNLSSEDVDEDGGSLAQKQKISFLENNLDQLTKVHKQLVRDNADLRCELPKLEKRLRATMERVKALETALKDAKEGAMRDRKRYQYEVDRIKEAVRQKNLARRGPAATIAKPIRSGQHHGIVTGNVSIRTGSTPNKPMEESIKRKSLINESLTN
- the LOC109602671 gene encoding kinesin heavy chain isoform X2, which codes for MSGEREIPAEDSIKVVCRFRPLNDSEEKAGSKFVVKFPQGGDENCISIAGKVYLFDKVFKPNATQEKVYNEAAKSIVSDVLAGYNGTIFAYGQTSSGKTHTMEGVIGDPHKQGIIPRIVNDIFNHIYAMEENLEFHIKVSYFEIYMDKIRDLLDVSKVNLSVHEDKNRVPYVKGATERFVSSPEEVFESIEEGKSNRHIAVTNMNEHSSRSHSVFLINVKQENLENQKKLSGKLYLVDLAGSEKVSKTGAEGTVLDEAKNINKSLSALGNVISALADGNKTHIPYRDSKLTRILQESLGGNARTTIVICCSPASFNEAETKSTLEFGKRAKTVKNVVCVNEELTAEEWKRRYEKEKEKVARLKGKVEKLEAELARWRSGETVKVEEQVNFNEVSEAVTPVSNAMEDSVIEPPAPMPATPALMIGSTIGVEERQKLELERERLYQQLDEKDEEINQQSQYVEKLKEQMLEQDELIASTRRDYEALQAEMNRIQQENESAKEEVKEVLSALEELAVNYDQKSQEVDAKNKEMESLSEELMQKKAALNTSTTELQQLKDINSHQRKRIAEMLSNLLKELGEIGTTLGGEGNEIKISNDAAKLEEEFTVARLYISRMKSEVTNLSQRLQDTENKEQDSNRKVTEYEKELGECKLLISQHEARVKSLQESIREAENKKRTLEESVDALREECAKLKAAEQVSGASESEKKEANELRVALEQQMDQLTVAHQKQVAALRDEIAEKQQLINDIKDSNQKLTLAQQQLQIDYEKVKTEETEKSQKLQELIATNERREQARKDLKGLEDTVAKELQTLHNLRKLFVQDLQARMKKNLSSEDVDEDGGSLAQKQKISFLENNLDQLTKVHKQLVRDNADLRCELPKLEKRLRATMERVKALETALKDAKEGAMRDRKRYQYEVDRIKEAVRQKNLARRGPAATIAKPIRSGQHHGIVTGNVSIRTGSTPNKPMEESIKRKSLIVE